A genome region from Gemmatimonadaceae bacterium includes the following:
- the ligA gene encoding NAD-dependent DNA ligase LigA yields the protein MPKKPSYPSQARPADPQHRASQLREILNRASHEYYVLDAPVLSDREYDSLFRELQDLEARHPELITPDSPTVRVGAAPQTSLAKHEHIVPMLSLGNAFDDQELEAWQERLVRLAGSDMDASGYTVELKIDGAAVSLTYDDGVFTSGATRGNGSVGEVVTENLRTVRDVPLRLLGEAPRGRIEIRGEVYLPFDRFERMNEERVQAGEPVFANPRNAASGSLRQLDPSVTARRPLRLFGYSVTSADPSLLPFRTQWELLEQLAAWGIPIAPNRARCLKLEAVFEWAHDIEHTVRGALNFAIDGGVVKVDGLALQDELGVVGGREPRWAIARKFAPDIAETRLLDIGVNVGRTGALNPYAVLEPVEIGGVVVKLSTLHNEDIIRRKDLRIGDIVQVKRAGEVIPQIIASVPEKSEPRGKKWRMPPRCPSCGTPVVRDEEEVAIYCPNVTCPGRRLEGLVHFASRGAMDIRGLSYSRIEQLISAGLVVDAGDLYSLTAEQLLQLEGYAEKGTEALLAAIEASTGQPLSRLLGALGIRHVGSAAAQLLARHFGTLDAIAAASAEEIAEIRGLGPIIAEGVAGYFADPGARRLIEKLRRAGVSFTEPRMVAAGGALSGKTVVITGTLPTLTRTKATEMVEQAGGRVTSSVSKATSFLVAGEEAGSKLEKARSLGVEILNEAELLRRIGGAQ from the coding sequence ATGCCGAAGAAGCCGAGCTACCCCAGCCAAGCCAGGCCGGCCGACCCGCAGCACCGCGCGTCGCAGCTGAGGGAAATCCTTAACCGCGCGTCGCACGAGTACTACGTTCTCGACGCGCCGGTCCTCTCCGACCGGGAATACGATTCCCTCTTCCGCGAGCTCCAGGATCTCGAGGCCCGCCACCCGGAGCTGATAACGCCAGACTCTCCGACGGTGAGAGTCGGTGCCGCACCGCAGACTTCTCTTGCAAAGCATGAACATATCGTTCCGATGCTGTCGCTCGGGAACGCGTTCGACGATCAGGAGCTCGAGGCGTGGCAGGAGCGACTCGTGCGGCTCGCCGGAAGCGACATGGACGCTTCGGGCTACACGGTCGAGCTGAAGATTGACGGCGCCGCGGTCAGCCTGACCTATGACGACGGCGTATTTACCAGCGGCGCAACTCGCGGGAACGGCAGCGTCGGCGAGGTCGTCACCGAGAATCTGCGCACGGTGCGTGACGTGCCGCTGCGTCTGCTCGGCGAGGCTCCGCGCGGGCGCATCGAGATCCGCGGAGAGGTGTACCTGCCGTTCGATCGGTTCGAGCGGATGAACGAGGAGCGCGTTCAGGCGGGCGAACCGGTTTTCGCCAACCCGCGCAATGCGGCATCGGGCAGTCTTCGCCAGCTCGATCCGTCGGTGACAGCGCGACGCCCGCTCCGGCTCTTCGGGTACTCCGTGACCAGCGCTGATCCATCGCTGCTTCCATTTCGGACCCAATGGGAGCTGCTCGAACAGCTCGCCGCGTGGGGAATTCCCATCGCCCCGAACCGCGCCCGCTGCCTGAAGCTCGAGGCGGTGTTCGAGTGGGCGCACGACATCGAGCATACCGTGCGCGGCGCGCTCAACTTCGCGATTGACGGCGGCGTGGTGAAGGTGGACGGCCTGGCGCTGCAGGACGAGCTGGGAGTCGTCGGCGGGCGCGAGCCGCGATGGGCGATCGCGCGGAAATTCGCGCCCGACATCGCCGAGACGAGACTGCTCGACATCGGGGTGAATGTCGGACGCACGGGGGCGCTCAATCCGTACGCGGTGCTCGAGCCGGTGGAGATCGGAGGGGTCGTCGTGAAGCTCTCCACCCTTCACAACGAGGACATCATTCGGAGAAAAGACCTGCGCATCGGAGACATCGTGCAGGTGAAGAGGGCGGGCGAAGTGATCCCGCAGATCATCGCCTCGGTACCCGAGAAGAGCGAGCCGCGAGGCAAGAAGTGGCGCATGCCGCCGCGCTGCCCATCGTGTGGCACTCCTGTCGTGCGCGACGAGGAGGAAGTGGCCATCTACTGCCCGAACGTCACATGCCCGGGACGGCGGCTCGAAGGTCTCGTGCATTTCGCGTCGCGCGGTGCGATGGACATTCGCGGCCTGTCGTACTCGCGCATAGAGCAGCTCATTTCGGCGGGACTCGTGGTGGACGCAGGCGACCTTTATTCGCTCACCGCGGAACAGCTGCTCCAGCTCGAAGGCTACGCGGAGAAGGGAACGGAAGCGTTACTGGCGGCAATAGAGGCGTCCACGGGCCAGCCGCTGTCGAGGCTGCTCGGCGCGCTGGGAATCAGGCATGTGGGATCCGCGGCGGCGCAGCTTCTGGCGAGGCATTTCGGGACGCTCGACGCGATCGCCGCGGCGTCTGCGGAGGAGATCGCGGAAATCCGGGGATTGGGCCCGATCATCGCGGAAGGTGTGGCCGGCTATTTCGCCGATCCGGGCGCGCGGCGTCTGATCGAGAAGCTGCGCCGGGCCGGGGTGAGCTTCACCGAGCCGCGTATGGTCGCTGCCGGCGGTGCCCTGTCGGGAAAGACGGTCGTCATTACCGGCACCCTGCCGACGCTGACCCGGACGAAGGCGACCGAAATGGTGGAGCAAGCCGGTGGACGCGTGACGAGCTCCGTTTCGAAGGCGACGAGCTTCCTCGTCGCCGGAGAAGAGGCGGGGAGCAAGCTGGAGAAGGCACGCTCTCTTGGCGTGGAGATCTTAAACGAGGCCGAGCTGCTGCGGAGAATCGGCGGCGCGCAGTGA
- a CDS encoding PleD family two-component system response regulator, translating to MATESPNAGDVKKRILVVDDHQDNVEVLRARLEARGYEVEGAINGKDALEIASRWRPDLILLDVMMPDMDGLEVVRRLKADRRLPFIPVIMQTALDSTKRMVAGLEAGADDYVTKPINFAELEARIRSLLRIKKLQQDLGERERELSQMNDRLLQMSLTDGLTGVDNRRALEQRLHEMFEHSLRLHEPISCMMCDIDHFKKVNDTYGHAAGDEVLKQLAEILKQEAREIDRVGRYGGEEFLLLLPGTVLDSAVTFAERLRQRVEAHTFSFEGGTLHRTVSLGVASWPHPRIKGRDDMLKAADDALYVAKETGRNRVVRFDSAEFNEHIKAENDANAEEAELPQPSQAGRPAAPRVAAEGNP from the coding sequence ATGGCCACTGAGTCACCCAACGCCGGGGACGTCAAGAAGCGGATTCTCGTTGTCGATGATCATCAGGACAACGTAGAGGTGCTTCGCGCGCGGCTGGAGGCGCGCGGATACGAGGTCGAGGGCGCGATCAACGGGAAGGATGCGCTGGAAATAGCTTCTCGCTGGCGTCCGGATCTGATTCTGCTCGACGTGATGATGCCGGACATGGACGGGCTCGAGGTGGTGCGCCGGCTCAAGGCCGACCGCCGGCTTCCTTTCATCCCGGTGATCATGCAGACTGCGCTTGATTCGACCAAGCGCATGGTCGCCGGGCTCGAAGCAGGAGCCGACGATTACGTTACCAAACCGATCAATTTCGCGGAGCTCGAAGCGAGGATTCGCTCTCTTCTCCGGATCAAGAAGCTTCAGCAGGACCTCGGCGAACGTGAGCGTGAGCTGTCGCAGATGAACGACCGCCTGCTCCAAATGTCGCTGACCGACGGCCTGACCGGGGTGGATAACCGCCGCGCTCTCGAGCAGCGGCTTCACGAGATGTTCGAGCACTCCCTGAGACTGCACGAGCCGATTTCGTGCATGATGTGCGACATAGATCATTTCAAGAAGGTGAATGACACGTACGGCCACGCCGCCGGAGACGAGGTTCTCAAGCAGCTCGCCGAGATCCTGAAGCAGGAGGCGCGGGAGATAGATCGTGTGGGCCGATACGGCGGCGAGGAGTTCCTGCTGCTGCTTCCCGGCACTGTTCTCGACTCCGCGGTGACGTTCGCCGAGCGGCTGCGCCAACGGGTTGAGGCACATACATTTTCGTTCGAAGGCGGCACACTGCACCGCACCGTCAGCCTGGGCGTCGCTTCATGGCCCCACCCCCGTATCAAGGGTCGCGATGACATGCTGAAGGCGGCTGACGACGCGCTGTACGTGGCGAAAGAGACGGGCCGCAACCGGGTCGTGCGCTTCGACAGCGCCGAATTCAACGAGCACATCAAGGCGGAAAACGACGCGAATGCCGAAGAAGCCGAGCTACCCCAGCCAAGCCAGGCCGGCCGACCCGCAGCACCGCGCGTCGCAGCTGAGGGAAATCCTTAA
- a CDS encoding response regulator: MSESGKMILLVEDNEDNRIVYSTILKHYGYEVTEAWNGEEGISKARSSRPDLILMDISIPIIDGWEATQVLKHDPATKHIPIIALTAHALASDREKAFEVGCDGYLAKPCEPRAVVAEVQRFLGRNNGH; this comes from the coding sequence ATGAGCGAGTCTGGTAAGATGATTCTGCTTGTTGAGGATAACGAAGACAATCGTATCGTGTATTCGACCATTCTGAAGCACTACGGGTACGAGGTGACAGAAGCCTGGAATGGCGAAGAGGGAATCTCCAAGGCCCGCTCGTCGCGCCCTGACCTGATTCTGATGGACATATCAATACCGATTATCGATGGCTGGGAGGCCACCCAGGTCCTCAAGCACGACCCGGCGACCAAACACATTCCGATAATCGCGTTGACGGCGCATGCCCTGGCATCCGATCGCGAGAAGGCGTTCGAGGTGGGCTGCGACGGCTACCTCGCCAAACCTTGTGAGCCCAGAGCGGTTGTTGCGGAAGTGCAGCGATTCCTGGGCCGCAACAATGGCCACTGA
- a CDS encoding YtxH domain-containing protein, protein MTAAETPESGRKPARRPRGRPYKNVTDAKSVSMLGIGMIAGAVIGAGIALLMAPQSGVETRRVLGHRADRLRGNTGVWEKLGRELRRAAVAKRKSLELEARRNEIAARAAARQESSVG, encoded by the coding sequence ATGACCGCTGCCGAGACTCCTGAGAGCGGGCGGAAGCCGGCCCGACGCCCGCGAGGCCGTCCCTATAAGAATGTGACCGACGCGAAGTCGGTCAGCATGCTGGGAATCGGAATGATAGCTGGTGCGGTAATCGGCGCTGGCATTGCGCTCCTCATGGCCCCTCAGAGCGGAGTCGAAACCAGGCGCGTCCTGGGTCACCGTGCCGATCGGCTGCGCGGCAATACAGGTGTTTGGGAAAAGCTCGGCAGGGAGCTCAGGCGAGCGGCCGTCGCAAAACGCAAATCGCTGGAGCTCGAGGCAAGGCGCAACGAGATCGCCGCTCGAGCCGCCGCCAGACAGGAGTCGTCCGTCGGGTAA
- a CDS encoding thymidine phosphorylase, with translation MAVVWAVPMDAPKKQSRTVTGGNRIGAGDDGVYSTWYTRGWAMIVPRLIERKRDGGRLEDAEWHALIQAYARDEVPDYQMSALLMAIYFKGLDRGETNALTDSMIESGARLDLSHLNIPRIDKHSTGGVGDKVSLVLAPLIASLGVAVPMMSGRGLGHTGGTLDKLESIPGFRTNLSLADAARQVESIGCALIGQTGEIAPADRKLYALRDATATVEAIPLIAASIMSKKLAEGLTGLVLDVKEGSGAFIPDPNREGRLAKAMIELGADRGCPVVALQTAMDRPLGFACGNALEVRECIDALEGNGPPDLMEVTYALGAEMLILAGVAGTAADAWRRMREAIRNGGALAKFAEIIAAQGGDARVLDDPSLLPSAARTADFLAGRDGFVTDISPRTIGYGIIALRGGRRTMEDTIDPGVGFVITAKPGAQVTRGQALATIHARDEAGIREGKRVLSEAITIDDQPGKCLDLISMRISREGAKTWQRPAVA, from the coding sequence ATGGCTGTCGTCTGGGCGGTGCCGATGGACGCGCCGAAGAAGCAGAGCAGAACAGTTACCGGAGGTAATCGCATTGGTGCCGGAGATGATGGGGTCTATTCGACATGGTACACGCGCGGGTGGGCAATGATCGTTCCGCGGCTTATCGAACGTAAGCGCGACGGCGGCCGCCTTGAGGACGCCGAGTGGCACGCGCTGATCCAGGCGTATGCCCGTGACGAGGTGCCGGACTACCAGATGTCGGCACTGCTCATGGCGATCTACTTCAAGGGCCTCGACCGCGGAGAGACCAACGCCCTGACGGATTCGATGATCGAGAGCGGCGCGCGCCTCGACCTGTCCCACCTGAACATCCCGCGGATCGACAAGCACTCCACCGGTGGAGTGGGAGACAAGGTCTCTCTCGTTCTCGCGCCGCTGATCGCGTCGCTCGGGGTCGCCGTGCCGATGATGTCGGGACGCGGCCTCGGTCATACCGGCGGCACGCTCGACAAGCTCGAGTCGATTCCCGGATTCCGCACCAACCTGTCGCTGGCGGACGCGGCGCGTCAAGTCGAGTCGATAGGCTGCGCACTGATCGGTCAGACCGGAGAGATCGCTCCCGCCGACCGCAAGCTGTACGCACTTCGCGATGCGACGGCGACAGTAGAGGCGATTCCCCTCATCGCCGCGAGCATCATGAGCAAGAAGCTGGCGGAAGGACTGACTGGTCTGGTGCTCGATGTAAAGGAAGGGTCGGGTGCATTCATCCCCGACCCCAATCGAGAAGGGCGCCTCGCGAAGGCGATGATCGAGCTCGGCGCGGACCGCGGTTGCCCCGTCGTCGCCCTGCAGACCGCGATGGATCGCCCCCTTGGCTTCGCCTGCGGAAACGCGCTCGAGGTTCGCGAGTGCATTGACGCGCTCGAGGGGAACGGTCCGCCCGACCTCATGGAAGTGACCTACGCGCTCGGGGCGGAGATGCTGATCCTCGCTGGCGTAGCTGGAACCGCAGCCGACGCCTGGCGGCGAATGAGAGAGGCCATTCGCAACGGCGGCGCACTCGCGAAATTCGCCGAAATAATCGCGGCGCAGGGAGGTGACGCTCGCGTTCTCGATGACCCTTCGCTTCTTCCGTCGGCCGCCCGCACGGCCGATTTTCTCGCCGGGCGCGACGGTTTCGTAACCGACATCTCGCCGCGGACGATTGGCTACGGGATCATCGCGCTCCGGGGCGGACGGCGCACGATGGAAGATACTATCGATCCCGGCGTCGGATTCGTGATCACCGCGAAGCCCGGAGCGCAGGTGACGAGAGGTCAGGCCCTCGCGACGATTCACGCGCGCGACGAAGCAGGAATCAGGGAAGGGAAGCGCGTTCTGTCCGAGGCCATAACCATCGATGATCAGCCGGGCAAATGTCTCGATCTGATCTCCATGCGGATCTCTCGCGAAGGGGCGAAGACCTGGCAGAGGCCGGCGGTTGCCTGA
- the gyrB gene encoding DNA topoisomerase (ATP-hydrolyzing) subunit B: MAKTATASETRYDAGQIQVLKGLEAVRKRPGMYIGSTSSRGLHHLVYEVVDNSIDEALAGHAKSIAVTIHPDDSITVIDDGRGIPVDIHPTEKIPGVELAMTVLHAGGKFDKNSYKVSGGLHGVGVSVVNALSEQLKVWVKRDGKEYFMDFVRGYTRTKLSVVGKVAPRDTGTKVWFKPDPEIFTELRYDYDTVANRLRELSFLNKGVEIQIHDEREGQEKDETFLARGGLREMVQFLNASRKPLHNEIVYIEAERDDVEIEIAFQYNDGYNENVFSFVNNINTHEGGTHLTGFKSALTRTINAYASKNATRKGGDTTLSGDDVREGLTAVLSVKVREPQFEGQTKTKLGNSEVEGAVKTVVNEMLGAYLEEHPRVANIVIEKAVSAARAREAARKARDLTRKKSALDIGNLPGKLADCSLSDPALCEIYLVEGDSAGGSAKQGRNRAFQAILPLRGKILNVERARIDKILGNEEIRTIVTAIGAGIKEEFTLENVRYHKVILMTDADVDGAHIRTLLLTFFYRQMPELIEAGYIYIAQPPLYRVAKGKEEYYAYDEKERDDYVARLGNGEGKGSVNIQRYKGLGEMNPGQLWSTTMDPETRTILKVTLEDAVLADQTFQTLMGDEVEPRRLFIQQNAKFVSNLDI; encoded by the coding sequence ATGGCGAAGACCGCAACAGCCAGCGAGACGCGTTACGACGCGGGGCAAATTCAGGTACTCAAGGGCCTCGAAGCCGTGCGCAAACGGCCCGGCATGTACATCGGATCCACATCGTCGCGCGGACTGCACCACCTCGTGTACGAGGTCGTGGACAACTCCATTGACGAAGCGCTCGCCGGTCACGCGAAGAGTATCGCAGTCACGATACATCCCGACGATTCCATAACCGTCATTGACGATGGGCGCGGAATTCCGGTGGACATCCATCCGACGGAGAAGATCCCGGGCGTCGAGCTGGCGATGACGGTGCTGCACGCCGGCGGAAAATTCGACAAGAACTCTTACAAGGTCTCGGGCGGACTGCATGGCGTCGGAGTATCCGTCGTCAATGCTCTCTCCGAGCAGCTCAAGGTGTGGGTCAAGCGCGACGGCAAGGAGTACTTCATGGATTTCGTGCGTGGCTACACGCGCACGAAGCTCTCAGTGGTTGGCAAGGTCGCGCCGCGCGACACGGGCACGAAGGTCTGGTTCAAGCCCGACCCGGAGATCTTCACCGAGCTGCGGTACGACTATGACACGGTGGCCAATCGCCTGCGTGAGCTGTCGTTCCTCAACAAGGGCGTGGAGATCCAGATCCACGACGAGCGCGAGGGACAGGAAAAGGACGAGACCTTCCTCGCCAGGGGCGGCCTCAGGGAGATGGTCCAGTTCCTCAACGCCAGCCGCAAGCCGCTGCACAACGAAATCGTCTACATCGAGGCCGAGCGTGACGACGTCGAGATCGAGATCGCGTTCCAGTACAACGACGGCTACAACGAGAACGTCTTCTCCTTCGTCAACAACATCAACACGCATGAAGGCGGGACGCATCTCACCGGCTTCAAGTCGGCGCTGACACGCACGATCAACGCCTACGCGTCGAAGAACGCCACCAGGAAGGGCGGCGACACGACGCTGTCCGGCGACGACGTGCGCGAAGGTCTCACCGCCGTGCTGTCGGTGAAGGTGCGCGAGCCGCAGTTCGAGGGGCAGACCAAGACCAAGCTGGGCAACTCGGAAGTCGAAGGTGCGGTCAAGACGGTCGTGAACGAGATGCTCGGCGCATACCTCGAGGAGCATCCGCGCGTCGCGAACATCGTGATCGAGAAGGCGGTCTCCGCCGCTCGGGCGCGTGAAGCGGCGAGAAAGGCGCGCGACCTGACCCGGAAAAAGTCGGCGCTCGACATCGGCAACCTGCCCGGCAAGCTGGCGGACTGCTCGCTGAGCGATCCTGCTCTCTGCGAGATCTATCTGGTCGAGGGCGACAGCGCTGGCGGTTCGGCGAAGCAGGGACGCAATCGCGCCTTCCAGGCGATTCTCCCGCTCCGCGGAAAGATCCTCAACGTCGAGCGGGCGCGCATCGACAAGATCCTCGGCAACGAAGAGATCAGGACGATCGTCACGGCGATCGGAGCAGGAATCAAGGAAGAGTTCACGCTCGAGAACGTGCGCTATCACAAGGTGATCCTGATGACGGATGCCGATGTGGACGGCGCCCACATCAGGACGCTGCTGCTCACGTTCTTCTATCGTCAGATGCCGGAGCTCATTGAGGCGGGCTACATCTACATCGCCCAGCCGCCTCTCTACCGCGTGGCGAAGGGCAAGGAGGAATACTACGCGTATGACGAGAAGGAGCGCGACGACTACGTCGCCCGGCTCGGCAACGGCGAGGGCAAGGGCTCCGTCAACATCCAGCGCTACAAGGGACTCGGCGAGATGAACCCGGGGCAGCTGTGGTCAACGACGATGGATCCGGAGACGCGGACGATCCTCAAGGTGACGCTCGAGGACGCTGTGCTGGCCGACCAGACATTCCAGACGCTGATGGGAGACGAGGTCGAGCCGCGGCGATTGTTCATCCAGCAGAACGCGAAGTTCGTGAGCAACCTGGATATCTGA
- a CDS encoding DUF721 domain-containing protein — MNEKKRRPVPISEALSGFLAHRGLTKRVDQAGAVDDWPDVVGAQIAAVTKPMSITPDGTLFVAVSTHAWMTELSLMEPDLLKALNAVEGREKIRKIRFQLRR; from the coding sequence GTGAACGAGAAGAAGCGAAGGCCGGTACCGATCAGCGAGGCGTTGAGCGGATTTCTCGCGCATCGCGGTCTGACCAAGCGGGTAGATCAGGCGGGCGCCGTGGACGACTGGCCTGACGTAGTGGGAGCCCAGATCGCGGCCGTGACCAAGCCCATGTCCATCACGCCCGACGGCACTCTTTTCGTGGCCGTCTCGACACATGCGTGGATGACCGAGCTGTCACTGATGGAGCCCGATCTGCTGAAGGCGCTAAACGCGGTGGAGGGGCGGGAGAAGATCCGCAAAATCCGGTTCCAGCTCCGCCGCTAA
- the recF gene encoding DNA replication and repair protein RecF (All proteins in this family for which functions are known are DNA-binding proteins that assist the filamentation of RecA onto DNA for the initiation of recombination or recombinational repair.) has translation MSEPHVWLKHLSCRDFRNFERLDLELPESGLAIIGENGQGKTNLLESIYYLQVLRSVRGARDQDLVRFGAKGFHISARSRSDGDHTLSAGFETAGKKKKVTLDGAVAARLSDAFGSLPSVMFSPRDIQLIAGAPSERRRFLDLVLALTSRRYLAALQHYRAGLARRNAALRDAARTGDGASVAVWEPTLAEYGATLVMERACWVKERADEFARLCAAIGEPGEARMTYVSAISKADDTRAALADSLERHRRHDIRRGVTHSGPHRDDVALTLDGRELRLFGSAGQQRTAAIALRMLEGATLRESRGLAPILLLDDPFAELDLRRSARILQLLCGAGLGQTILVVPRAGDIPPELVGLERRRIHAGSVEGAAA, from the coding sequence GTGAGCGAGCCGCACGTCTGGCTGAAGCACCTCTCCTGCCGGGACTTCCGCAACTTCGAGAGACTCGATCTGGAGCTGCCCGAGAGCGGGCTGGCGATAATCGGCGAGAACGGCCAGGGCAAGACGAATCTCCTCGAGAGCATCTACTATCTGCAGGTGCTGCGCAGTGTGCGCGGCGCTCGCGACCAGGACCTCGTGCGATTCGGTGCGAAGGGATTTCACATCTCTGCCCGGTCAAGATCCGATGGTGATCACACGCTGAGCGCGGGATTCGAGACTGCCGGGAAGAAGAAGAAAGTGACGCTCGACGGTGCTGTTGCGGCGCGGCTGAGCGACGCATTCGGCTCACTGCCATCGGTGATGTTCTCACCCCGCGACATTCAGCTCATCGCCGGTGCGCCGAGCGAGCGGCGGCGGTTTCTCGACCTCGTTCTGGCGCTGACGTCGCGGAGGTACCTTGCCGCGCTTCAGCATTACCGCGCGGGTCTTGCGCGTCGCAATGCCGCGCTGCGCGATGCCGCACGCACCGGCGATGGCGCATCCGTCGCTGTGTGGGAGCCGACGCTGGCCGAGTACGGAGCGACACTCGTGATGGAGCGAGCCTGCTGGGTGAAGGAACGTGCGGACGAGTTCGCGCGGTTGTGCGCGGCGATCGGCGAGCCGGGAGAAGCCCGCATGACATACGTCAGCGCGATCTCGAAGGCGGACGACACGCGAGCCGCGCTAGCCGACTCTCTCGAGCGGCATCGCAGGCACGACATCAGGCGGGGAGTGACGCACTCGGGACCGCACAGGGACGACGTCGCGCTCACGCTCGACGGACGCGAGCTTCGTCTCTTCGGATCGGCGGGCCAGCAGCGGACGGCGGCGATCGCGCTTCGCATGCTCGAGGGTGCGACGCTCCGCGAGTCGCGCGGGCTCGCGCCAATCCTTCTGCTCGATGATCCGTTCGCCGAACTGGACCTTCGCCGGTCGGCGCGAATCCTTCAGCTCCTCTGCGGAGCGGGACTCGGCCAGACGATTCTCGTCGTGCCGAGAGCGGGCGACATACCGCCGGAGCTGGTCGGTCTGGAGCGACGTCGCATTCACGCCGGGTCTGTCGAAGGAGCGGCGGCGTGA
- a CDS encoding enoyl-CoA hydratase-related protein, with the protein MSYQFLTLTVENRIATLTVNRPDKLNALNDATIAELGHAIDEVRLRDDIGGLIVTGAGRAFVAGADISELSSQTPTIAKARARAGQEVFRRFETSPKPVIAAVNGFALGGGCELALACHIRIASDKAKFGQPEVRLGTCPGYGGTQRLSRLIGKGRAIQLITTAEMIDAAEAYRIGLANKVVAPEALMGAAVEMMGQILANGPLAVALCMEAVDRGLEMSLDEGLILEANHFGLLAATEDMTEGMKAFLEKRTPAFRGK; encoded by the coding sequence ATGTCATACCAGTTCCTGACCCTCACAGTCGAGAATCGCATTGCGACTCTCACCGTCAATCGCCCGGACAAGCTGAACGCGCTGAACGATGCGACGATTGCCGAGCTGGGCCATGCAATCGACGAGGTGAGGCTACGCGACGACATCGGCGGTCTCATCGTCACCGGTGCCGGCCGTGCTTTCGTCGCCGGCGCCGACATCTCCGAGCTGTCGAGCCAGACACCGACGATCGCCAAGGCGCGGGCGCGCGCGGGCCAGGAGGTCTTCCGCCGCTTCGAGACGTCGCCCAAGCCTGTCATCGCCGCGGTGAATGGTTTCGCGCTGGGTGGGGGATGCGAGCTTGCGCTGGCATGCCACATCCGTATCGCCTCCGACAAGGCGAAGTTCGGGCAGCCCGAAGTCAGGCTCGGCACCTGTCCCGGCTACGGCGGAACACAGCGGTTGTCCCGACTCATCGGCAAGGGACGCGCGATCCAGCTCATCACCACGGCCGAGATGATCGATGCGGCCGAGGCATATCGCATCGGGCTGGCGAACAAGGTAGTCGCACCGGAGGCGCTGATGGGCGCCGCGGTGGAAATGATGGGGCAGATTCTCGCCAATGGGCCGCTTGCTGTCGCGCTGTGCATGGAAGCCGTGGACCGGGGGCTCGAGATGTCGCTCGACGAAGGGTTGATACTCGAGGCGAACCACTTCGGACTGCTCGCCGCAACCGAAGACATGACCGAGGGGATGAAGGCGTTTCTGGAGAAGCGGACGCCGGCCTTCCGGGGGAAGTGA